The following are encoded in a window of Impatiens glandulifera chromosome 5, dImpGla2.1, whole genome shotgun sequence genomic DNA:
- the LOC124939904 gene encoding myosin-11-like: protein MGTAVNIIVGSHVWLEDPGLAWIDGQVQRINVEEVEIQTSNGKTVVAKLSKIYPKDMEAPAGGVDDMTKLSYLHEPGVLQNLNIRYEHHEIYTYTGNILIAINPFQRLPHLYNSHMMEQYKGAPLGELSPHVFAVADVAYRAMINEGKSNSILVSGESGAGKTETTKMLMRYLAFLGGRLVTEGRTVEQQVLESNPVLEAFGNAKTVRNNNSSRFGKFVEIQFDKHGRISGAAIRTYLLERSRVCQISDPERNYHCFYLLCSAPQEEIDKYKLGHPKTFHYLNQSKCYELVGVSDAHDYLATRRAMDVVGISQKEQEAIFRVVASILHIGNIDFTKGKEVDSSVPKDDKSRFHLKTTAELLMCDPEVLQDALCKRVMITPEEVIKRCLDPVSAAISRDGLAKTIYSRLFDWLVNKINVSIGQDPDSKSLIGVLDIYGFESFKNNSFEQFCINFTNEKLQQHFNQHVFKMEQEEYTKEAIEWSYIEFVDNQDILDLIEKKPGGIVALLDEACMFPKSTHETFSNKLYQTFKTHKRFIKPKLSRTDFTIVHYAGEVQYQSDQFLDKNKDYVVPEHQDLLCASKCSFVAGLFPLLPDETSKSSKFSSIGSRFKLQLQQLMETLNATEPHYIRCVKPNNLLKPAIFENVNVMQQLRCGGVLEAIRISCAGYPTRRPFFEFINRFGLLATEALEGNYDEKIACKKILEKKGLLGFQIGKTKIFLRAGQMAELDARRTEVLSNAAKTIQRRIRTHNMRKRFLALQNAAVYMQSFCRGRLACKHYENMKREAAALRIQTHARSFKAKGAYKRLRLSVLFLQSGLRFMEARNVFRFKKQTKAATIIQTLWRCHKAATFYRKLKRGVIAAQCSWRGIIAKRELRKLKMAARETGALKEAKDKLEKHVEELTWRLQLEKRMRTDLEETKAQEIAKLQNSLQDMQARNDETTALLVKEREASRKTIEEAPPVIKEIQVMVEDTKRIESLTAEVDSLKDLLQSEKEKSSDLENKSVESKESFEDRLRKLEETEKRANQLQESLTRMEEKLNNIESENKVLRQQAVSITPNKFLSGRSRSIIQRNADSSHMLGGDNTRTPLDLHSPSMNQRGEALPELDDNPQKSLNEKQQENLELLIRCISQPLGFSGNRPVAACIIYKCLLHWRSFEVERTSVFDRIIQTFGHAIETQDNNEILAYWLSNASTLLLLLQRTLKASGAAGMTPQRRRSSSTSLFGRMTHSFRGAPQGVNLPFGNGGLPGGIETLRQVEAKYPALLFKQQLTAYVEKIYGIIRDNLKKDISPLLGLCIQAPRTSRASLVKGSSRSVANSAAQQILIAHWQGIVKSLQHFLNTLKANHVPPFLVRKVFTQIFSFINVQLFNSLLLRRECCSFSNGEYVKAGLAELEQWCYSATEEYAGSAWDELKHIRQAIGFLVIHQKHKKSLDETRHVLCPVLSIQQLYRISTMYWDDKYGTHSVSPDVISSMRVLMTEDSNNAVSNSFLLDDDSSIPFSVDDISKSMEQIDIADIDPPPLISENSGFSFLLSTPN, encoded by the exons GGTACTGCAGTAAATATTATTGTGGGTTCTCATGTGTGGCTTGAGGACCCTGGATTGGCTTGGATTGATGGACAAGTACAAAGAATTAATGTTGAAGAAGTTGAGATCCAGACTAGCAATGGGAAAACG GTTGTTGCAAAGCTATCAAAAATATACCCAAAGGATATGGAAGCCCCTGCTGGTGGAGTTGATGATATGACTAAACTATCCTATTTACATGAGCCCGGGGTTTTGCAAAATCTGAATATTAGATATGAGCATCACgagatatat ACCTACACCGgtaatattttaattgcaaTCAACCCATTCCAAAGGCTTCCTCATCTTTATAATTCTCACATGATGGAACAATACAAGGGAGCACCTTTGGGAGAATTAAGCCCACATGTTTTTGCAGTTGCTGATGTTGCTTATAG AGCAATGATTAATGAAGGAAAAAGCAACTCTATCCTTGTCAGTGGTGAAAGTGGAGCAGGTAAAACTGAAACAACAAAAATGTTAATGCGTTATCTTGCCTTTCTGGGGGGAAGGTTGGTCACTGAAGGTCGCACAGTGGAGCAACAAGTTCTTGAA TCAAATCCTGTACTTGAAGCATTTGGCAATGCTAAGACGGTGAGGAATAACAATTCCAG CCGTTTTGGTAAATTTGTTGAGATTCAATTCGATAAGCATGGAAGAATATCTGGAGCAGCTATCAGAACTTACCTTTTGGAGAGATCTCGTGTTTGCCAGATCAGTGATCCTGAGCGAAACTACCATTGCTTCTACCTTCTTTGTTCTGCACCTCAAGAG GAAATTGATAAGTATAAGTTGGGACACCCAAAAACATTTCATTATCTTAATCAGTCAAAATGTTATGAGCTTGTTGGTGTAAGCGATGCTCACGATTATCTTGCCACTAGAAGAGCCATGGATGTTgttgggataagtcagaaagagcAG GAAGCAATTTTTAGAGTCGTTGCTTCAATACTTCATATTGGCAATATTGATTTCACTAAGGGCAAGGAAGTTGATTCATCAGTTCCCAAAGATGACAAGTCCAGATTCCATCTCAAGACAACAGCGGAACTACTTAT GTGTGACCCTGAAGTCTTGCAAGATGCACTTTGTAAACGTGTCATGATTACACCTGAAGAGGTTATTAAACGATGTCTTGATCCAGTTAGTGCGGCAATAAGTAGGGACGGATTGGCTAAAACTATATATTCTCGGTTGTTTGATTG GTTAGTGAATAAGATCAATGTCTCAATTGGACAAGATCCTGATTCAAAATCTCTTATTGGTGTTCTCGATATTTATGGTTTTGAAAGTTTTAAGAACAACAG TTTTGAGCAGTTTTGTATTAACTTCACAAATGAGAAGCTGCAGCAACATTTTAATCAG CATGTGTTCAAGATGGAACAAGAAGAATACACCAAAGAGGCTATTGAATGGAGCTACATTGAATTTGTTGACAATCAAGATATCTTGGATCTTATTGAGAAG AAACCTGGTGGAATTGTTGCGCTTCTTGACGAAGCATG TATGTTTCCAAAATCAACTCATGAAACATTTTCAAACAAACTTTACCAGACGTTTAAAACACACAAACGTTTCATCAAGCCCAAGCTGTCTCGTACAGATTTTACAATAGTGCATTATGCTGGAGAG GTTCAATATCAATCTGACCAATTTCTAGACAAAAACAAAGACTATGTGGTTCCTGAACACCAAGATTTGTTATGTGCCTCGAAGTGCTCTTTTGTTGCAGGCCTTTTCCCTCTCCTACCCGATGAGACTAGCAAATCTTCCAAATTTTCTTCTATTGGTTCTCGTTTTAAG CTACAACTACAACAATTGATGGAGACATTAAATGCTACAGAACCTCACTACATTAGATGTGTAAAGCCTAACAATCTTCTCAAACCTGCCATATTTGAGAATGTGAACGTCATGCAACAATTACGCTGTGGT GGTGTTCTAGAGGCAATTCGGATAAGCTGCGCTGGCTATCCTACTCGAAGACCTTTCTTTGAATTCATTAACAGATTTGGGCTTCTTGCAACTGAGGCCTTAGAAGGAAA CTATGATGAGAAAATTGCATGCAAAAAGATTCTTGAGAAGAAGGGACTCTTGGGGTTTCAG ATAGGTAAAACAAAGATTTTTCTAAGAGCTGGGCAGATGGCTGAATTAGATGCAAGGAGAACAGAGGTTTTAAGTAATGCAGCTAAAACTATTCAACGACGTATACGCACTCACAATATGCGAAAACGGTTTTTAGCACTTCAAAATGCAGCTGTGTATATGCAATCTTTTTGTAGAG GTAGATTGGCTTGCAAGCattatgaaaatatgaaaaggGAAGCAGCTGCCTTGAGAATCCAGACGCATGCACGTAGTTTCAAAGCCAAAGGAGCCTACAAAAGGCTTCGGTTATCTGTTCTCTTTTTGCAATCTGGGTTACGGTTTATGGAAGCTCGTAATGTATTTAGATTCAAGAAGCAAACCAAAGCTGCAACCATTATTCAG ACCCTATGGCGCTGTCACAAAGCTGCCACATTCTATAGAAAGCTAAAAAGAGGAGTCATAGCTGCACAATGCAGTTGGAGGGGAATAATTGCCAAGAGAGAGTTACGGAAGCTCAAAATG gctgcaagagAAACAGGTGCTCTTAAAGAAGCGAAAGACAAGCTTGAAAAGCATGTGGAAGAACTCACGTGGCGTTTACAATTGGAAAAACGGATGAGG ACTGACTTGGAAGAAACAAAAGCACAAGAGATAGCTAAACTGCAGAACAGTTTGCAAGATATGCAAGCGAGAAACGATGAAACAACTGCTTTGTTAGTCAAAGAACGAGAGGCCTCAAGGAAGACTATTGAAGAAGCACCTCCTGTCATCAAGGAAATCCAAGTTATGGTTGAAGACACTAAACGGATTGAATCGTTGACTGCGGAAGTTGATTCCCTAAAG GACTTACTCCAGTCAGAAAAGGAAAAATCTTCAGATTTGGAGAATAAGTCAGTTGAATCCAAAGAATCTTTTGAAGATAGACTTAGAAAGCTGGAAGAAACAGAAAAAAGAGCCAACCAACTCCAAGAGTCATTGACCAG GATGGAAGAAAAACTCAATAATATTGAATCAGAGAATAAGGTTCTCCGCCAACAAGCTGTGTCAATAACACCAAACAAGTTCTTATCAGGACGCTCCAGATCAATTATTCAG AGGAATGCAGACAGCAGTCATATGTTGGGGGGGGATAATACAAGGACACCTTtg GATCTTCATAGCCCTTCAATGAACCAGAGAGGGGAGGCACTTCCTGAACTTGATGACAACCCGCAAAAGTCTCTGAATGAAAAACAGCAAGAGAATCTTGAGCTCCTTATTCGGTGTATATCTCAACCCCTGGGATTTTCAGGAAATAGACCAGTCGCTGCCTGTATCATCTACAAATGCCTTTTGCACTGGAGATCTTTCGAAGTTGAGCGGACCAGTGTGTTTGACCGCATCATTCAGACATTTGGCCATGCCATTgag ACACAGGATAATAATGAAATCTTGGCTTATTGGTTGTCCAATGCTTCAACCCTGTTGCTACTACTTCAACGAACACTAAAAGCAAGTGGTGCTGCTGGAATGACTCCACAAAGACGCAGGTCATCATCAACTAGTTTGTTTGGGAGGATGACACAT AGTTTCCGTGGAGCTCCTCAAGGAGTAAATCTACCCTTTGGTAATGGAGGCCTGCCCGGGGGAATAGAAACACTGCGCCAAGTTGAAGCCAAATATCCTGCATTGCTTTTCAAACAGCAACTTACAGCATATGTAGAGAAGATATATGGAATAATCCGTGATAATCTGAAGAAAGACATTTCTCCATTACTTGGATTGTGTATTCAG GCACCAAGGACTTCTAGAGCAAGCTTGGTGAAAGGCTCATCCCGTTCAGTGGCAAACTCAGCTGCTCAGCAAATTTTGATTGCTCACTGGCAAGGGATAGTGAAGAGCCTTCAACATTTCTTGAACACTTTAAAAGCTAATCAT GTTCCCCCATTTTTGGTGCGTAAGGTTTTCACGCAGATATTCTCGTTCATAAATGTTCAACTATTCAACAG TCTTCTATTAAGACGGGAATGCTGTTCCTTTAGTAATGGTGAGTATGTAAAAGCAGGATTGGCTGAACTCGAACAATGGTGTTACTCTGCCACAGAGGAG TATGCTGGGTCAGCTTGGGATGAGCTCAAACATATCAGACAAGCTATTGGATTTCTG